The Mycolicibacterium flavescens genomic interval GACATCTACCTGCCCGGTTGCCCGCCGCGCCCCGAGATGCTGCTGCACGCGATCCTGAAGCTGCACGACAAGATTCAGGAGATGCCGCTCGGCGTGCACCGCGAAGAGGCGATCCGCGAGGCCGAGCAGGCCGCGCTGGCCGTCACGCCGACCATCGAGCTCAAGGGGCTGCTGCGATGACCAGCGGCCCGGGTGAAGAGCAGAACGCGACGAACGGCAACGGCGCCGAAGCGGACGCACCGAAGATCATCAGTGTCCGCCGCGGAATGTTCGGGGTTAAGGGATCGGGCGACACCTCCGGCTACGGGCGCCTGGTGCGGCCCGTCGCGCTGCCCGGCAGCTCGCCACGTCCCTACGGCCGCTATTTCGACGAGGTCGTCGATCGGCTCGCCGAGGTGCTCGGCGAGGACGGTTACGCGGCATCGATCGAGCGGGTCGTGGTGCACCGCGACGAGCTGACCCTCGAGGTGCAGCGTGATCAGCTGCCTATCGTGGCCCGTGCGCTGCGGGACGATCCGCAGTTGCGTTTCGAGTTGTGCCTCGGGGTCAGTGGGGTGCACTACCCCGACAAAGTCGGGCGCGAACTGCACGCGGTGTATCCGCTGATGTCCATCACCCACAACCGGCGGATCCTGATCGAGGTCGCCGCACCCGACGATGACCCGCACATCCCGTCGCTGTTCGAGGTCTATCCCACCACCGACTGGCACGAACGCGAGACCTACGACTTCTTCGGCATCATCTTCGACGGGCATCCCGCCCTGACCCGGATCGAGATGCCGGACGACTGGGTGGGGCACCCGCAGCGCAAGGACTACCCGTTGGGCGGCATCCCGGTGGAGTATCACGGCGCCGAGATTCCTCCGCCCGATCAACGGAGGGCCTACAGCTGATGAGCATTTCGCACGTCCCGCCCACGCAGGGCGGCGCTTCATCCTCGGCCGCGTCGGACAACAACGAGACGGTAGTCGTTGTCGGCGGCCAGGATTGGGACCAAGTGGTCCAGGCCGCCAAGGATGCGGCCGCGGCCCACGCAGGCGAACGCATCGTCGTGAACATGGGTCCGCAGCACCCCTCCACCCACGGTGTGCTCCGGCTGGTCCTTGAGATCGAGGGTGAGACGGTCATCTCCGCCCGCTGCGGAATCGGCTACCTGCACACCGGAATCGAGAAGAACCTCGAGTTCCGCAACTGGACGCAGGGCGTCACGTTCGTCACGCGGATGGACTATCTGTCGCCGTTCTTCAACGAGACGGCCTACTGTCTGGGCGTCGAGAAACTGCTGGGCGTCACCGACGCGATCCCCGAGCGCGCCAGCGTCATCCGCGTGATGATGATGGAGCTCAACCGGATCTCCTCGCATCTTGTCGCGCTGGCGACCGGCGGGATGGAACTGGGCGCGATGAGCGCGATGTTTTACGGATTCCGTGAGCGCGAGCAGATCCTGTCGGTGTTCGAGACGGTGACGGGCCTGCGGATGAACAGCGCGTACGTTCGTCCGGGCGGGGTGGCGGTGGACCTTCCCGACGAGGCAGTGCCGCAGATCCGTGAGGTGCTCGAGCTTATGCCCAAGCGGCTCAAGGACCTCGAGGACCTGCTCAACGAGAACTACATCTGGAAGGGCCGCACGGTCGGCGTCGGTTATCTCGATCTGACCGGGTGCATGGCGCTCGGGATCACCGGGCCCTGCCTGCGTTCCACCGGGCTGCCGCACGACCTGCGCAAGACCCAACCGTATTGCGGTTACGAGACATACGACTTCGACGTGATCACCGACGAGGGTTGTGACTCCTACGGCCGGTATCTGATCCGGGTCAAGGAGATGCACGAGTCGCTGAAGATCGTCGAGCAGTGTCTGGACCGACTGCGGCCCGGGCCCGTGATGATCGAGGACAAGAAGCTGGGTTGGCCGGCCGACCTGAAGGTCGGCCCGGACGGGCTGGGTAACTCACCCGAGCACATCGCCAGGATCATGGGTCATTCGATGGAGGGGCTGATCCACCACTTCAAGCTCGTCACCGAGGGAATCCGGGTGCCCCCAGGGCAGGTCTATGTCGCGGTCGAGTCTCCGCGCGGCGAACTCGGCGTGCACATGGTCTCCGACGGCGGCACCCGCCCCTACCGGGTGCATTACCGGGACCCGTCGTTCAACAACCTGCAGGCCGTCGCCGCGATGTGTGAAGGCGGCATGGTCGCCGATCTGATCACCGCGGTGGCGTCGATCGACCCGGTGATGGGAGGCGTGGACAGGTGAGCGTATTCCTCGAGCTCGGTCAGCGACCCGAGGAACCCGGCCCGCCGATCAACGGGCCGGTGTCATATTCAGACGACGTCGTGGCCCGGCTCACCGCCGACGCCGAGATGATCATCTCGCGCTACCCGCAGTCGCGTTCGGCGCTGCTGCCGTTGCTGCACCTCGTGCAGTCGGAGGACGGATGCCTGACCCCCGCCGGTATCACGTTCTGCGCCAGGCAGTTGGGCCTGACCGACGCCGAGGTCACCGCGGTGGCGACCTTCTACTCGATGTACCGGCGGACGCCGACCGGCGAGTACCTCGTCGGCGTGTGCACCAACACCCTGTGCGCGGTGATGGGTGGCGACGCGATTCTCGAAGCGCTGCAGGAACATCTGGGCGTCCATGCCGGTGAGACGACTCCGGATGGACGCGTCACCCTCGAACACATCGAGTGCAACGCGGCGTGTGATTACGCGCCGGTGGTGATGGTCAACTGGGAGTTCTTCGACAACCAGACGACGTCCTCGGCGCGCGACCTCGTCGACGCGCTCCGCGAGGGTCAACCTCCCGAACCCACGCGGGGAACGCCGCTGTGCACATTCCGGGAGACCGCGCGCACGCTCGCGGGTCTGCCCGACCCACGCTCGGGCGGCAACAACGTCGGCGGCGCCACGTTGGCGGGGCTGCGGGTCGCGCGTGAACGCGGCATGCAGGCGCCCGACGCCGACGCCTCCGCCGCTTCCACCGAGACGCTCGACGACCAAACGGCGGGTGTCAAGGCCACCAGGAACGCGTCCGCGCCCGGCCCGTCGGCGACCGTCCCGCCGAAGTCAGAAACCGTCGAAACCGACCCAGACACAACGGATTCCCGCGCATGACAGACCTGACACCCGTGTTCAGCCGGTTCTGGGACGAGCCGGAACCATGGTCGATGGACACCTACCGCCGCCACGGCGGCTACCGCGCCCTGGAGAAGGCCCTGGCGATGGACCCGGACGAGCTCATCAACCTGGTGAAGGAGTCCGGCCTGCGGGGTCGCGGCGGCGCGGGCTTTCCCACCGGCACGAAGTGGTCGTTCATCCCGCAGAGCGACACCGGCGCCGGAGCCAAGCCGCACTACCTGGTGGTCAACGCCGATGAGTCGGAACCCGGTACGTGCAAAGACATTCCGCTGATGCTGACGACCCCGCACTTCCTCATCGAGGGTGCAATCATCGCGGCCTACGCGATCCGGGCGCATCACGCCTTCATCTACCTGCGCGGCGAGGTGGTGCCGGTGCTGCGCAGGCTGCACGCCGCGGTCGCCGAAGCGCACGAGGCCGGTTTCCTCGGCAACGACATCCAAGGGTCGGGCTTCGACCTGGAACTGATCGTGCACGCCGGGGCGGGCGCCTACATCTGCGGTGAGGAGACCGCGCTGCTGGACTCGCTCGAAGGCCGACGCGGACAACCGAGGTTGCGGCCGCCGTTCCCCGCCGTCGCAGGGCTGTACGCCTGTCCGACCGTGGTCAACAATGTCGAGTCGATCGCCAGCGTTCCGCCCATCCTGCTCAACGGCATCGACTGGTTCCGGTCGATGGGTTCGGAGAAGTCTCCGGGCTTCACGCTGTATTCGCTGTCGGGTCACGTGACCAACCCAGGACAGTACGAGGCGCCGCTGGGCATCACGCTGCGCGAACTGCTGGAGTATGCGGGCGGAGTCCGTTCCGGGCACCGGTTGAAGTTCTGGACACCCGGCGGCTCCTCCACTCCCCTGCTGACCGATGAACACCTTGACGTACCACTGGATTACGAGGGCATGGCCGGCGTCGGCACCATGCTCGGCACCAAGGCGCTGCAGATCTTCGACGAGACCACCTGCGTGGTGCGCGCCGTGCGCCGCTGGACCGACTTCTACGCCCACGAGTCGTGCGGCAAGTGCACGCCGTGCCGCGAGGGCACCTACTGGCTGGCACAGATCTACGAGCGCCTGGAGACGGGCGCGGGCACCGAGGCCGACATCGACAAGCTGCTCGACATCTCCGACAACATCTTCGGAAAAGCGTTCTGCGCTTTGGGTGACGGCGCGGCGGCACCCATCATGTCGTCGATCAAGTTCTTCCGCGACGAGTACATCGCCCACCTCGACGGCGGGTGCCCGTTCGATCCGCACGCCTCCACGCTGATGGCGGCGGAAGGGGTCGGGGTCTGATGGGGGCGATTGTCTGCAGTGGCCGCACGTTCGCGGCGAAAAGGGGGCGCAATGACGCAGACCGCTGACACCGGGGAAGACACCGGAGTCGAGATGGTCCAGTTGTCCATCGACGGCTTCGACGTCAGCGTTCCGAAGGGCACGTTGGTGATTCGGGCCGCAGAACTGATCGGCATCCAGATCCCGCGATTCTGCGACCATCCACTGCTCGACCCGGTGGGGGCCTGCCGGCAGTGCCTGGTCGAGGTCGAGGGCCAGCGCAAACCGATGGCGTCGTGCACGACGACCTGCACCCCGGACATGGTGGTGCGCACGCAGTACACCTCACCGGAGGCCGATAAGGCGCAGCAGGGCATCATGGAGTTCCTGCTGATCAACCATCCGCTGGACTGCCCGGTGTGCGACAAGGGTGGCGAATGCCCGCTGCAGAACCAGGCGATGTCCAACGGCCGCGCCGAAACTCGCTTCGAAGACGTCAAACGCACCTTCCCGAAGCCGATCAACATCTCCTCGCAAGTGCTGCTGGACCGCGAGCGCTGTGTGCTGTGCGCGCGCTGCACCCGCTTCTCCGAGCAGATCGCCGGCGATCCGTTCATCGAATTGCTCGAGCGCGGTGCGCTGCAACAGGTCGGCATCGCGACGGATGAACCGTTCGAGTCCTACTTCTCTGGCAACACCGTGCAGATCTGCCCGGTTGGCGCGCTGACCGGGGCGGCCTACCGCTTCCGGGCCCGGCCGTTCGACCTGGTGTCGAGCCCCAGCGTGTGCGAGCACTGCGCATCGGGATGCGCCCAGCGCACCGACCATCGGCGCGGAAAGGTCATGCGCCGCTTGGCCGGTGACGAACCCCAGGTCAACGAGGAATGGAACTGCGACAAGGGTCGCTGGGCCTTCACCTACACCACCCAGGGCGACCGCATCACCACCCCGATGATCCGCGACGAGGACGGCAAGTTGCGCCCCGCCTCGTGGTCGGAGGCTCTCGTGGTCGCCGGCACCGGGCTGGCGGCCGCCGCCGGAAGCGCGGGCGTGCTGGTCGGCGGCCGGATGACCGTCGAGGACGCCTACGCCTACTCCAAGTTCGCCCGGATCGTGCTCAACACCAACGACATCGACTTCCGGGCCCGGTCGCACAGCGCCGAGGAGGCCGACTTCCTGGCCGCCCATGTCGCGGGACAGCCGATGACGGTGACCTACACCGATCTGGAAAATGCGCCGGCGGTGCTGCTGGCGGGGTTCGAGCCGGAAGAGGAATCCCCGATCGTGTTCCTGCGGCTGCGCAAGGCCGCGCGCAACAAGGGGCTGCAGGTCATCTCCGTCGCCCCCTTCGCCACCCGCGCCCTGACCAAGCTGCGAGGCCGCCTGGTCACCGCGGTCCCGGGCGACGAGGCCGCCGTCCTGGACGCGCTGGCCGACGACCCGCAGCTGCGGCTGCCGGGCGCGATCATCATGGTCGGCGAGCGTCTGGCTACCTCGCCCGGAGCGCTCTCTGCGGCAAGCAGATTGGCAGAAGCGACCGGCGCCCGGCTGTCGTGGGTGCCGAGACGGGCAGGCGAACGAGGCGCGGCTGAGGCCGGCGCGTTACCGAACCTGCTGCCCGGTGGCAGGCCGATCGCCGACAGCGTGGCCGTCGAGCAGACCGCGGCGGCATGGCACGTCAGCGAGCTGCCCACCGATCCTGGTCGCGACACCACCGCGATATTGGAGGCAGCGCGCAGTGGCGAACTGGGCGCCCTGCTCGTCGGTGGCATCGAGGTCGATGACCTACCCGATCCCGAAGCGGCACTGGCCGCGATCGAGTCCACACCGTTCGTCGTCAGCCTCGAACTGCGGGAGAGCGCGGTGACAGCGGTCGCCGACGTCGTCTTCCCCATCGCGCCCGTGGTGGAGAAAGCCGGTTCATTCCTGAACTGGGAGGGCCGACTTCGTCCGTTCCAGCCGTCACTGGAGACCAACGCCATCCCCGATCTGCGGGTGTTGACCTTCCTGGCCGACGAGATCGGTGTCGCGTTGAACCTGCCGACCGCAGCGGCCGCCGGAGACGAGATATCGCGCTTGGGCATGTGGGCGGGTCGACGGCCCGAGGCACCGAACGTTGCTGCGCCGAAGCGGATGCCGCCGGCCGAGGGGCAAGCCGTGCTCGCGGGGTGGCGGATGCTGCTCGACGAAGGCCGGCTACAAGACGGCGAACCGCATCTGGCGGGCACCGCCCGTGCCCCGGTGGCACGGCTTTCCGCCGCCACCGCGGCCGAAATCGGCGCCGCGGAGGGCGATCTGGTCACCGCGAGGACACCGCGAGGAACGATCACGCTGCCGTTGGCCATCACCGACATGGGTGACCGCGTGATCTGGCTCCCCCTGAATTCGCCGGGTTCGGCGGTGCATCGAAGCCTCGGGGTGTCCACCGGTGATGTCGTGTCGATCGGACGGGCCGAACCGTGATCCATCCCGATCCCACCCTGTTCGGTCATGACCCGTGGTGGCTGATCCTCGCGAAGGCGCTCGCGATCTTCGCGTTCCTGATGCTGTCGGTGCTCTCGGCGATCCTGATCGAGCGCAAACTGCTGGGCCGCATGCAGATGCGGTTCGGACCTAACCGTGTGGGCCCCAGGGGACTGCTGCAGTCGCTGGTGGACGGCGTCAAGCTCGCGCTCAAGGAGGGTCTGGTCCCGGCGGGAGTCGACAAGTTCGTCTACCTTGCGGCACCGGTGATCGCCGCGGTGCCCGCCTTCATCGCCTTCGCCGTCATCCCGATGGGCGGCGAGGTCTCGATCTTCGGCCACCGCACCGCATTGCAGCTGACGGACATGCCCGTCGCCGTCCTGTACATCCTGGCGGCGACCTCCATCGGCGTGTACGGGATCGTGCTGGCCGGGTGGGCCTCGGGGTCGACGTATCCGCTGCTGGGCGGCATTCGCTCGAGCGCGCAGGTGATTTCGTATGAGATCGCCATGGCACTGTCGTTCGTGGCGGTGTTCATCTACGCGGGTACGATGTCGACCTCCGGCATCGTCGCCGCCCAGGACGGCACCTGGTTCATCTTCCTGCTGCTGCCGTCGTTCCTGGTTTACCTGGTTTCGATGGTGGGCGAAACGAACCGTGCGCCTTTCGATCTCCCCGAAGCCGAGGGTGAACTGGTAGGCGGTTTCCACACCGAGTACTCGTCGATCAAGTTCGCGATGTTCATGCTCGCCGAGTACGTCAACATGACCACCGTCTCCGCGCTGGCGACCACGATGTTCCTGGGCGGCTGGCACGCCCCGTGGCCAATCAACATGTGGGATGGCGCCAATACCGGGTGGTGGCCACTGCTGTGGTTCGTTGCCAAGGTGTGGGGGTTCATGTTCCTGTTCTTCTGGCTGCGCGCCACGTTGCCCCGAATGCGCTACGACCAGTTCATGGGGCTGGGATGGAAAGCGCTCATCCCGTTCTCGTTGGCTTGGATCATGATCGTCGCCACGGCGCGCGCGCTCCGCAACGAGGGCTTCAGTCAGGTGACGACGACGCTCGCCTCGCTCGGCGCCATCGCGGTCCTGCTGATCGCCGTGGCGCTGTGGCGGTCGGCGCGCCGACGCAACGTTCGCGCCATCCCACGCCAGAACCTGGATCCGGAGATCTTCCCCACCCCGCCCCTGCCGAGCAGCACGCAGACCGCAACCAAGGAGCCAGCCGATGCCTAAGTTCCTCGACGCGCTGAAAGGTTTCGGGGTCACCTTCGGAACCATGTTCAAAAAGCCGATCACCGAGGAGTATCCGGAAAAGCCGGGGCCCGTCGCCAAGCGCTATCACGGCCGGCACCAACTGAACCGGTACCCGGACGGTCTGGAGAAATGCATCGGCTGCGAACTGTGCGCCTGGGCCTGCCCCGCCGACGCCATCTATGTCGAGGGCGACGACAACACCGAGGACGAACGGTATTCCCCCGGTGAGCGCTACGGGCGCGTCTATCAGATCAACTATCTGCGCTGCATCGGCTGCGGCCTGTGCATCGAGGCCTGCCCCACCCGGGCGTTGACGATGACCAACGACTACGAGATGGCCGACGACAACCGCGCCGACCTGATCTGGGGTAAGGACAAGTTGTTGGCGCCGTTGCGGTCCGGCATGCTGCCGCCGCCGCATCCGATGGCCCCCGGCGCCACCGACGAGGACTACTACCTGGGCAACATCGGACCCGTCGAGCAGGAAACCCAGAAGGTCACCGGGGACGTTCGATGAGGCTCGACCTGCTCGCGGCCGTGGCCGCCGACAACCCAGGGCAGACCACGACCACCGAGGCCGTGCTGTTCTGGGTGTTGGGGATCGTGGCGGTCGTCGGTGCGCTCGGGGTGATCGCCGCACCGAAAGCGGTGTACTCCGCGATGTTTCTGGCCATGACGATGATCGTGTTGGCGGTGTTCTACATCGCCCAGGGTGCGCTGTTCCTCGGTGTGGTCCAGGTGGTGGTATACACCGGTGCCGTCATGATGATCTTCCTGTTCGTGCTGATGCTCATCGGTGTCGACTCGTCGGACTCGCTCGTGGAAACGATTCGCGGGCAACGGGTTGCCGGTGTCGTCATCGGTGTCGGTTTCGGTCTGCTGCTCATCGCGGGCATCGGCAACGTCTCGGTCGGCGGCTTCACCGGCCTGGCCCAGGCGAACGCGGGTGGCAACGTCGAGGGCTTGGCGGCGCTCATCTTCGTGCGCTACCTGTGGGCGTTCGAGTTGACCAGCGCACTGCTGATCACCGCCGCGCTCGGCGCGATGGTGCTGGCACACCGGGAACGCTTCGGACGCCGCAAGACCCAGCGCGAACTCGCCGAAGAACGGTTCAAACCGGGCGGCTATCCGACGACGTTGCCCAATCCCGGTGTCTTCGCGCGCAACAACGCCGTCGACATCGCCGCCCGCCTACCTGACGGTTCCAATTCGGACCTGTCCGTCAGCCCCATCCTGCAGAAGCGGACCGTCACCGTGACGAACGGCCGAGGAGGCGGGGAGTGAATCCCGACAACTATCTCTATCTGTCGGCGCTGTTGTTCACGATAGGCGCGGCAGGAGTGTTGTTGCGCCGCAACGCGATCGTGGTGTTCATGTGCGTCGAGCTGATGTTGAACGCGGCCAACCTCGCGTTCGTCTCGTTCTCCCGCATGCACGGCCACCTCAACGGCCAAGTGGTCGCGTTCTTCACCATGGTGGTCGCCGCCTGCGAGGTGGTGGTCGGGCTGGCGATCATCATGAGCATCTTCCGTACCCGCCGGTCGGCTTCGGTCGACGACGCAAGCCTTCTGAAGAACTAGAGGCGCGATGACGATTCCTGTCTGGCTGACCATCGCGCTGCCGCTGGCCGGCGCGGCGATCCTGCTCCTCGGGGGACGACGGACCGACGCCTGGGGCCACCTGTTGGGCTGTGCCGCGGCCATCGGGTCGTTCGTGGTCGGCGCCGTGCTCTTCGTCGACATGCTGGGCCGTGACGCCGAACAGCGCGCGATCCACGAGGCGTTGTTCTCCTGGGTTCCGGTCGGCGGGCTGCAGGTGGACTTCGGGATGCAACTCGATCCGCTGTCGATGTGTTTCGTGTTGCTGATCACCGGTGTCGGCTCGTTGATCCACATCTACTCGATCGGCTACATGGCCGAAGACCCCGGGCGGCGACGGTTTTTCGCGTACCTGAACCTGTTCCTGTCGGCGATGCTGCTTCTGGTGCTCGCCGACAACTACCTCGGCCTCTACGTCGGCTGGGAGGGCGTCGGTCTGGCGTCCTACCTACTGATCGGTTTCTGGGCGCACAAACCGTCGGCCGCGACGGCGGCAAAGAAGGCGTTCGTCGTCAACCGCGTCGGCGACATGGGCCTGGCCATCGCGATGATGGTGATGTTCGCCTATATCGGCTCCATTTCCTATGCGGGCGTCTTCGCCGCCGCGCCGAACGCCGGCGAGGGCGTGCTGACCGCGATCGGCCTGCTGCTCCTGCTGGCTGCGTGCGGTAAGTCGGCGCAGGTGCCGCTGCAGTCCTGGCTGGGCGACGCGATGGAGGGTCCGACACCGGTTTCGGCGTTGATCCACGCCGCCACCATGGTCACCGCGGGTGTGTACCTCATCGTGCGCTCCGGACCGGTGTTCGACCTCGCACCCACCGCGCAACTGGGCGTCGTCATCGTCGGCGCCGTCACCCTGTTGTTCGGCGCGATCATCGGCTGCGCGAAGGACGACATCAAGAAAGCGCTTGCGGCGTCGACGATGTCGCAGATCGGCTACATGGTGCTGGCCGCCGGACTCGGGCCGGTCGGCTACGCGTTCGCGATCATGCACCTGCTGACCCACGGCTTCTTCAAGGCCGGCCTGTTCCTGGGCGCCGGTTCGGTGATGCATGCGATGGACGACGAGGTCAACATGCGACGCTACGGCGGCCTGCGTAAAGCGCTGCCGATCACGTTCGTCACATTCGGCCTGGGTTACCTCGCGATCATCGGGGTGCCGCCGCTTGCCGGGTTCTTCTCCAAAGACGGGATCATCGAAGCGGCGCTCGGCGCCGGCGGCGTGAAGGGCTTGATCCTGGGCGGCGTGACGATCCTGGGCGCAGGCATCACCGCGTTCTACATGACCAGGGTGATGTTGATGACGTTCTTCGGCGAGAAGCGTTGGGCTCCCAATGCGCATCCGCACGAAGCGCCGGCGGTGATGACCTGGCCGATGATCCTGCTGGCCATCGGCTCCGTGGGCTCGGGAGCGGCGTTCGCGATCGGTGGCACGCTGGAGCACTGGCTCGAACCGGTCGTCGGTGCGCACGAGGTACACCACGTCGCACCCGTCTGGGTGGTGACGACGGTGATCCTGACCGTCGTCGCCGTCGGCATCCTCATCGCCTACCGCATGTACGGAAGAAAGCCTGTGCCAGAGGACGTCCCGGACGGTTCGGCGCTCTCCGTCGCGGCGCGCAACGATCTGTACGGCGACGCGTTCAACGAGGCGGCGCTGATGCGGCCCGGCCAACTGCTGACCCGCGGGCTCGTCGAGATCGACGAGGAGGCGGTCGACGGCGCGGCCACCGGGTTGGCAGGGCTGGTCAGCCGCCTGTCGACGGGTCTGCGGCGCCTACAGACGGGTTATGCCCGCTCCTATGCGCTTTCGATGCTTTCAGGTGCGGTTCTGGTGGTCGCGGCGATCCTGGCGGTGCAACTCTGGTGAACAACTTCCCCTGGCTCACGGTGCTGTGGGCGACGCCCACCGTCGGCGCCGCCCTGACGATCCTGCTGCCTGCCGCCCAGCGGGTGCTGGCCAAGTGGTTCGCGTTGGCCGTCTCGATCGCGGTCCTGGCGATCACCGCCGTTGTCGCAGTCGGCTTCCAACCCGGTGGCGAGCAGTACCAGTTCGTCGAATCCCACCGCTGGATCCCGTCATTCGGCACCGGCTACATCCTCGGTGTCGACGGCATCGCGCTGGCGATCGTGGTGCTCACCGCGGTCCTGGTGCCGCTGCTGATCATCGCGGGCTGGAACGACGCCGACGCCCAGACCGGCCTGCGCGGTCGGTCGGTGCAGACCTACCTCGCGTTGACGCTGGCCGTCGAGGGCATGGTCCTGATGTCGCTGGTGTCGCTGGACATCCTGCTGTTCTACGTGTTCTTCGAAGCGATGCTGATTCCGATGTACTTCCTCATCGGCGGCTTCGGCGGCGAAAACCGGAGCAAGGCAGCGGTGAAGTTCCTGCTGTACAACCTGTTCGGCGGCCTGATCATGCTGGCCGCGGTGATCGGGCTGTACGTGGTGACGGCCTCGAGCGACGCGTTCGCCGCGGGCACATTCGACTTCCGCGAGATCGTCACCGCGGTGTCCAGCGGCGAGTTCGCCGTCAACCCCGCCGTGATGAACCTGCTGTTCCTCGGCTTCATGTTCGCGTTCGCGGTCAAGGCGCCATTGTGGCCGTTCCACCGCTGGCTGCCCGATGCGGCCGTCGAGGCCACCCCGGCCAGCGCGGTGCTGATGATGGCGGTCATGGACAAGGTCGGGACCTTCGGCATGCTGCGGTACTGCCTGCAGTTGTTCCCCGACGCGTCAACGTATTTCCAGCCCCTGGTGGTCACGCTGGCGGTGATCGGCATCGTCTACGGCGCGATCCTCGCGATCGGCCAGACCGACGTGATGCGGTTGATCGCCTACACGTCGATCTCCCACTTCGGGTTCATCATCCTGGGCATCTTCGTGATGACCAGCCAGGGCCAGTCCGGTTCGACGCTGTACATGATCAACCACGGTCTGTCGACGGCCGCCCTGTTCCTGATCGCCGGGTTCCTGGTGTCGCGCAGGGGCACTCGACTGATCCGGGCGTTCGGTGGCGTCCAGAAGGTGGCACCGGTGATGGCGGGCACGTTCCTCGTCGCCGGACTGGCGACGCTGTCGCTGCCCGGTCTGGCGCCGTTCATCAGCGAATTCCTGGTGCTCATCGGCACATTCACGCGGTACCCGGTGCTGGCGGTGTTCGCGGCCACGGCG includes:
- the nqo9 gene encoding NADH dehydrogenase subunit I → MPKFLDALKGFGVTFGTMFKKPITEEYPEKPGPVAKRYHGRHQLNRYPDGLEKCIGCELCAWACPADAIYVEGDDNTEDERYSPGERYGRVYQINYLRCIGCGLCIEACPTRALTMTNDYEMADDNRADLIWGKDKLLAPLRSGMLPPPHPMAPGATDEDYYLGNIGPVEQETQKVTGDVR
- the nuoJ gene encoding NADH:ubiquinone oxidoreductase subunit 6 (chain J); translation: MRLDLLAAVAADNPGQTTTTEAVLFWVLGIVAVVGALGVIAAPKAVYSAMFLAMTMIVLAVFYIAQGALFLGVVQVVVYTGAVMMIFLFVLMLIGVDSSDSLVETIRGQRVAGVVIGVGFGLLLIAGIGNVSVGGFTGLAQANAGGNVEGLAALIFVRYLWAFELTSALLITAALGAMVLAHRERFGRRKTQRELAEERFKPGGYPTTLPNPGVFARNNAVDIAARLPDGSNSDLSVSPILQKRTVTVTNGRGGGE
- the nuoK gene encoding NADH:ubiquinone oxidoreductase subunit 11 or 4L (chain K), whose protein sequence is MNPDNYLYLSALLFTIGAAGVLLRRNAIVVFMCVELMLNAANLAFVSFSRMHGHLNGQVVAFFTMVVAACEVVVGLAIIMSIFRTRRSASVDDASLLKN
- the nuoL gene encoding proton-translocating NADH-quinone oxidoreductase subunit L, whose translation is MTIPVWLTIALPLAGAAILLLGGRRTDAWGHLLGCAAAIGSFVVGAVLFVDMLGRDAEQRAIHEALFSWVPVGGLQVDFGMQLDPLSMCFVLLITGVGSLIHIYSIGYMAEDPGRRRFFAYLNLFLSAMLLLVLADNYLGLYVGWEGVGLASYLLIGFWAHKPSAATAAKKAFVVNRVGDMGLAIAMMVMFAYIGSISYAGVFAAAPNAGEGVLTAIGLLLLLAACGKSAQVPLQSWLGDAMEGPTPVSALIHAATMVTAGVYLIVRSGPVFDLAPTAQLGVVIVGAVTLLFGAIIGCAKDDIKKALAASTMSQIGYMVLAAGLGPVGYAFAIMHLLTHGFFKAGLFLGAGSVMHAMDDEVNMRRYGGLRKALPITFVTFGLGYLAIIGVPPLAGFFSKDGIIEAALGAGGVKGLILGGVTILGAGITAFYMTRVMLMTFFGEKRWAPNAHPHEAPAVMTWPMILLAIGSVGSGAAFAIGGTLEHWLEPVVGAHEVHHVAPVWVVTTVILTVVAVGILIAYRMYGRKPVPEDVPDGSALSVAARNDLYGDAFNEAALMRPGQLLTRGLVEIDEEAVDGAATGLAGLVSRLSTGLRRLQTGYARSYALSMLSGAVLVVAAILAVQLW
- the nuoM gene encoding proton-translocating NADH-quinone oxidoreductase subunit M translates to MNNFPWLTVLWATPTVGAALTILLPAAQRVLAKWFALAVSIAVLAITAVVAVGFQPGGEQYQFVESHRWIPSFGTGYILGVDGIALAIVVLTAVLVPLLIIAGWNDADAQTGLRGRSVQTYLALTLAVEGMVLMSLVSLDILLFYVFFEAMLIPMYFLIGGFGGENRSKAAVKFLLYNLFGGLIMLAAVIGLYVVTASSDAFAAGTFDFREIVTAVSSGEFAVNPAVMNLLFLGFMFAFAVKAPLWPFHRWLPDAAVEATPASAVLMMAVMDKVGTFGMLRYCLQLFPDASTYFQPLVVTLAVIGIVYGAILAIGQTDVMRLIAYTSISHFGFIILGIFVMTSQGQSGSTLYMINHGLSTAALFLIAGFLVSRRGTRLIRAFGGVQKVAPVMAGTFLVAGLATLSLPGLAPFISEFLVLIGTFTRYPVLAVFAATALVLSAIYILWMYQRMMTGAVTEGNERVRDLVPRELVVVAPLIALLIVLGVYPKPALDVINPAVDHTLTTIDQPDPVPRVAEGPRP